The proteins below are encoded in one region of Fimbriimonadaceae bacterium:
- a CDS encoding TolC family protein: MIALVPFFLLWQVSLPQEGGPVLTLNDALSLAEQSSFALQIAQSRIDRAGDQVRAARGALGPAVSLSAAYSRFEGSVSSGGGFSNSGSSVSLDPQGRAQAAATPSVPNDSKTASVSLRQAFDLSGGTRKQVEALRFSRQAEIANYSADRNTLYDQVRRAYFQILQAEALTRVQQEALTAAQERQEKAEVREREGAIPNFDVLRFRNEVRKTEQALFQAQGNVVTAKQALNNLLARPVDTPFQTQPIDDLPEVPEDPEGLVRAAIQARPELEAAQFRIRSLDRLASATQASLQPDLALSATHTRVFDPAAGQDDNGTIGTLAFSWPVFDSGITRGRVDAAREDERQARIGLEQQALGVALETLGAHTRFLTAERTYTVALDSERLAREALRLAQLRYDEGAGILLDVIQAQADLTAAQGNVQQAKYNVLAEYSALLRALGRDALPNQKEQQPDSP, from the coding sequence ATGATCGCCCTCGTCCCCTTCTTCCTCCTTTGGCAGGTGTCGCTGCCCCAGGAAGGCGGCCCCGTCTTGACCTTGAACGACGCCCTATCCCTTGCGGAGCAGAGTTCCTTCGCGCTCCAGATCGCCCAGTCGCGGATCGATAGGGCGGGAGACCAAGTCCGTGCGGCGCGGGGCGCGCTCGGCCCTGCCGTCTCGCTTTCGGCCGCCTATTCCCGGTTCGAAGGCTCTGTTTCATCTGGCGGCGGATTCTCGAACTCGGGCTCGAGCGTGAGCCTCGATCCCCAGGGGCGTGCCCAGGCGGCTGCGACGCCCTCCGTCCCCAACGACTCGAAGACCGCCTCGGTCTCGCTCCGACAAGCGTTCGACCTTTCGGGCGGCACCCGCAAGCAGGTGGAGGCGCTCCGCTTTTCGCGCCAGGCTGAGATCGCGAACTATTCGGCCGATCGCAACACGCTTTACGACCAGGTCCGGCGCGCCTACTTCCAAATCCTGCAGGCCGAGGCGCTTACCCGCGTCCAGCAGGAGGCGCTGACGGCCGCACAGGAGCGGCAGGAAAAAGCCGAGGTTCGCGAGCGGGAGGGCGCGATCCCGAACTTCGACGTCCTGCGCTTCCGCAACGAAGTCCGCAAGACGGAGCAGGCGCTCTTCCAAGCCCAGGGGAACGTGGTCACGGCCAAGCAGGCTCTCAACAACCTTCTGGCCCGGCCGGTGGACACGCCTTTCCAGACCCAGCCCATCGACGACTTGCCCGAGGTCCCGGAGGATCCCGAGGGCCTGGTCCGCGCGGCGATCCAAGCGCGGCCCGAATTGGAGGCCGCCCAGTTCCGCATCCGCAGCCTGGACCGCCTGGCCTCGGCGACTCAGGCGAGCCTGCAGCCGGACCTCGCCCTCAGCGCCACCCACACGCGGGTCTTCGACCCTGCCGCCGGCCAGGACGACAACGGAACGATCGGGACCCTGGCGTTCTCGTGGCCCGTGTTCGATTCGGGCATCACGCGCGGCCGGGTCGACGCGGCCCGGGAAGACGAGCGCCAGGCCCGCATCGGGCTGGAGCAGCAGGCCCTCGGGGTCGCGCTGGAGACCCTCGGCGCCCACACCCGGTTCCTGACCGCAGAACGGACTTACACCGTGGCCCTGGACAGCGAGCGGCTCGCGCGCGAAGCGTTGCGGCTCGCCCAGCTGCGCTATGACGAGGGCGCGGGCATCCTGCTCGACGTCATCCAGGCGCAGGCCGACCTGACCGCCGCCCAAGGCAACGTCCAGCAAGCGAAGTACAACGTGCTGGCCGAATACTCGGCCCTCTTGCGCGCTCTCGGGCGCGACGCCCTTCCAAACCAAAAGGAACAGCAACCGGACAGTCCATGA
- a CDS encoding AbrB/MazE/SpoVT family DNA-binding domain-containing protein: MDLEKCFYGATTVGERGQIVIPAEARADLGIKAGDKLIVMRDPVVKGLMVAKIEAFQALLEEMTRKLEVAQQLEVEQ, encoded by the coding sequence ATGGACCTTGAGAAGTGCTTTTACGGGGCGACTACAGTTGGCGAGCGTGGCCAGATCGTGATTCCGGCCGAGGCCCGCGCCGATCTCGGAATCAAGGCCGGCGACAAGCTGATCGTAATGCGGGATCCCGTGGTGAAGGGACTCATGGTTGCAAAGATCGAGGCCTTCCAGGCCCTCTTGGAAGAGATGACTAGAAAGCTCGAGGTCGCCCAGCAGCTCGAGGTGGAGCAATGA
- the rpsR gene encoding 30S ribosomal protein S18, giving the protein MDPLAEKAAVDDGRSEGRAKRKGRRKVSYLTVNKIENVDYKDVAILRRFLTDRGKILPSRQTGNTAKQQRMITRAIKRAREMALLPFVVTDISDEPRPARSRNYERGPRREEAESTQQSNSEE; this is encoded by the coding sequence ATGGATCCGCTGGCTGAGAAGGCCGCGGTGGACGACGGGCGTTCTGAAGGCCGAGCCAAGCGCAAGGGACGCCGGAAAGTCAGCTACCTCACCGTCAATAAAATTGAGAACGTCGACTACAAGGACGTGGCGATCCTTCGCCGCTTCCTCACCGACCGGGGCAAGATCCTTCCAAGCCGCCAGACCGGAAACACCGCGAAGCAGCAGAGGATGATCACCCGCGCGATCAAGCGGGCCCGGGAGATGGCCCTCCTGCCGTTCGTGGTGACGGACATCTCAGACGAGCCGCGCCCCGCCCGCTCCCGGAACTACGAGCGAGGGCCGCGACGCGAGGAAGCAGAGTCGACCCAACAGTCGAACAGCGAAGAATAA